TATTGAGCGTACAGTCGCGTGGATATGCGGATTATCCCATGTCCGCGAGACGATTCCATTTCCTCGGCTTTTGCAAAGATTATATCCTTAGGAGTTGTATTTCAATGGCTTACGAGTTTGCTACACTTGAAAAAAAATGGCGTCAACGCTGGGAAGATACGGGTTTGTACCGCAGTGAAATCGATTCCAGCCGCCCCAAGCACTATGCTTTGACTATGTTGCCTTATACTTCGGGCGACCTCCACATTGGTCACTGGTATGCGATTGCTCCCTCTGATGTTCGGGCGCGATATATGCGGATGAAGGGGCATAATGTACTGTTTCCAATCGGTTTTGATGCTTTTGGATTGCCCGCTGAAAACGCTGCAATCCAACGGGGTATTCACCCGGCCAAATGGACGCTGGACAATGTGGAGCGCATGCGCGGACAATTGAAAACAATGGGTGCAATGTTTGATTGGACGCGCGAAGCGATCACCTGTTTGCCCGAATATTATAGATGGACGCAGTGGTTATTCCTCAAATTTTACGCCAATGATCTGGCTTATCGAGAAAAAGCTCCCGTTGATTGGTGTCCACAGTGCAATACGACCCTGGCTAGAGAACAGGTTTGGGGGGAGGATCGACACTGCGAGCGGTGTGACACACCCGTGATTAAAAAGGACCTGGACCAATGGCTATTTCGGATTACCCGATATGCTGAGGAGTTACTCGATTTTTCAGAAATTGTATGGCCTGACCGCGTGCAGACCATGCAGGAGAATTGGATTGGAAGGAGTGAGGGCGTTGAATTTGAAATGCGCGTCAAAAATTCAGCGTCATCGTTTCGCGCGTTCACAACGCGCCCAGATACCATTTTGGGCATGTCTTTTGCGGTTTTAGCCCCCGAACATCCACTGGTCGATGAGATAACATCGCCTGAGCAACGGGAAGTTGTTAAAGCATATTGTGCAAAAGCCAGCCGTCAGTCGGAGATCGAGCGGCTTTCTGCGGATAAAGAACAGGATGGGGTTTTCACCGGTGCTTATGCGATTAATCCCATGAACAATGCCGATGTACCCATTTACATCGCCGACTATGTGTTGCTCCAATATGGTACAGGAGCCATTATGGCTGTGCCTGCACACGATGAACGCGATTTCGATTTTGCCAAAAAGTATGGGTTGTCCATTCCCGTTGTGATTGCCGCAGATGATTGGGATGGCGAAGCACTCACCCAGCCATATACTGGTGAGGGACGTATGGTAAACTCGGGGCAATTCGATGGTTTGTCCTCGCAAGATGGAAAAGATGCCGTGGCTGATGACCTCGAATCCCGAGGCATTGGCGAGCGAAAAGTCAATTATCGCCTTCACGATTGGCTGATTTCTCGCCAGCGTTATTGGGGGTGTCCGATACCGATTATTTACTGTGATACATGTGGCATTATTCCCGTGCCAGAACATGATTTACCCGTAATGCTACCCGATGATGCAGAATTTTTGCCGACGGGTGAATCTCCTCTAAAATATCACGCAGGTTTTCTACACACGACCTGTCCAAAATGTGGTGCTTCAGCGCAGCGCGAGACGGATACTATGGACACGTTTATGTGTTCTTCGTGGTATCAATATCGATATTTAAGCCCACATTATGATGCCGGGCCTTTTGAACCTCATGAAGGTGAATACTGGTTGCCTGTTGATCAATATACAGGGGGTATAGAACACGCGACCATGCATCTGCTCTACACGCGTTTTTTCACCAAAGCCATGCGCGATATGGACCTCGCCAGTGATGATGAACCGATGACGCGCTTGTTTAATCAGGGCATTATTCTGGGTGAAGATCGAGAAAGAATGAGCAAGTCGAGGGGTAATGTTGTCAATCCCGATGATTTGATTGTGGAGTATGGAACAGATTGCATTCGGGCTTATGTGATGTTTCTGGGGCGGTGGGAACAGGGAGGTCCCTGGAATTCATCGAGCCTGGAAGGCATTCCGAGATTCTTAAACCGGGTGTGGCGTCTCGTTGTTGAAAATGGCATCTCGGCAAAGGGCGACCCCACGCAAGAATCCCAGGATAATTTGCGGCGCTTAACCCATCAGACCATCCGCAAGGTGTCTGAAGATTTTGAAACCTTTGGGTTTAATACAGCACTTGCTGCGCTCATGACGTTTAGCAATGGTTTGTCGGCGGTCCAAAATACGCCTGTTGTGCATACGGAAGCGTGGAAAGAAGCCATTGAAACGCTTGTCTTGCTCCTGGCGCCTATAACGCCGCATCTCTCCGAAGAGCTTTGGTCGCACATTGGGGGAGAGTACAGCGTTCATCAACAGAATTGGCCCGAATGGGACGAAAATCTCGCTCGACCAGCAACGATTGAGATGCCGGTGCAGGTCAATGGCAAAGTCCGTGCGCGCATGGAAGTTGAGGTTGATGCAGGGCAGGAGGAGATTGAAAGTATAGCTCTGGAACAGCCGAATGTACAAGTGCATGTCCAGGATCAAACGCCCAAAAAGATAATCGTCATTCCCAATCGGCTGGTCAATATTGTGGTCTAACTGGCGTTAGACAATTAATGTATTAAAAAAGAGACGGGTAAAAACTCGTCTCTTTTTTGATATTTATTTTTTATAGAGTTACCGCTTAAAAAATGGCCTGGGAACAATTCGCGCTTTGAGGGTGCGATTTCGGATTGCAATGGCGAGTTCTGTTCCAATTTCCGAATGGTTGGGTGGAACATAACCCATTGCGATATTCTTTTTTAGATAGGGTGCGGCTGTACCACTGGTGACTTTGCCAATTGCATTTCCCGAATGATCCAGGATTTCGTAACCGTGGCGGGGGATGCCGCGGTCGATCATTTCAAGCATGACAAGTGTTTTTGTGAGGCCATCAGCGCGCTGTTGCTCAAGGGCGTCAGAACCAGAGAATCCGCCCGCCTGTGAGACGAACCGATCCAGCCCGGCTTCCAGTGGTGTTGTTGCCTCGTCGAGTTCCTGTCCGTAGAGGGGGAGAGAGGCTTCGACGCGGAGTGTATCCCGCGCGCCCAATCCTGCAGGTGATACATCGGGTGATGCGATAAGGGCATTCCAGATTGCCGCTGCATCTTCTGTTCGCGTAAATATCTCAAAACCATTCATTCCTTCGCCAGTATATCCCGTGCGGGCAATATGAACGGGTATTCCCACAAGTTCTACTTTGCGAATGCGAAAAAAACCGATTTCAGAGAGATTCCGATTTGCGATAGGGGAGAGTACAGCCTCTGCTTTTGGTCCTTGAAGCGCGAGAAGGGCAAATTCTTCACTGCGATTGGCTACTTGAACATTGTCAAAGGATTTTGCGACTTCCTGGACATGTTTCCAGTCTTTATCGACATTTGCGGCATTTACGACGATCAGATAGGTCGTTTTGCCAAGGCGGTAAACGATGATGTCGTCAATTGCTCCGCCATTTTTGTTGAGAAATAGAGAATACTGCCCGCGCCCAATACCGATGTAGTCTATGTCATTGGCCGTTAGAAATTGGACCAGTTTTCTTGCTCCTTTGCCTTTAAATTCAAATTCTCCCATGTGCGAGACATCAAAAAGTCCGGCTTGTGAGCGCACCACTTGATGTTCCGCGACGATCCCCTCGTATTGTACCGGCATTTCCCAGCCGCCAAATGGAACCATTCGCGCGTTAATTTTGTGGTGTATTTCATTTAGTGGGGTTTTTTTTAAGTTTTCCAACTATTTTCTCCTCTTTTTGTTTTAAATTTCAGTTTTTTCTCTCCTGGTCTTTTCAGGTCCTTGTTTTTTAAATTTGTTCCACTCC
The nucleotide sequence above comes from Gemmatimonadota bacterium. Encoded proteins:
- the leuS gene encoding leucine--tRNA ligase codes for the protein MAYEFATLEKKWRQRWEDTGLYRSEIDSSRPKHYALTMLPYTSGDLHIGHWYAIAPSDVRARYMRMKGHNVLFPIGFDAFGLPAENAAIQRGIHPAKWTLDNVERMRGQLKTMGAMFDWTREAITCLPEYYRWTQWLFLKFYANDLAYREKAPVDWCPQCNTTLAREQVWGEDRHCERCDTPVIKKDLDQWLFRITRYAEELLDFSEIVWPDRVQTMQENWIGRSEGVEFEMRVKNSASSFRAFTTRPDTILGMSFAVLAPEHPLVDEITSPEQREVVKAYCAKASRQSEIERLSADKEQDGVFTGAYAINPMNNADVPIYIADYVLLQYGTGAIMAVPAHDERDFDFAKKYGLSIPVVIAADDWDGEALTQPYTGEGRMVNSGQFDGLSSQDGKDAVADDLESRGIGERKVNYRLHDWLISRQRYWGCPIPIIYCDTCGIIPVPEHDLPVMLPDDAEFLPTGESPLKYHAGFLHTTCPKCGASAQRETDTMDTFMCSSWYQYRYLSPHYDAGPFEPHEGEYWLPVDQYTGGIEHATMHLLYTRFFTKAMRDMDLASDDEPMTRLFNQGIILGEDRERMSKSRGNVVNPDDLIVEYGTDCIRAYVMFLGRWEQGGPWNSSSLEGIPRFLNRVWRLVVENGISAKGDPTQESQDNLRRLTHQTIRKVSEDFETFGFNTALAALMTFSNGLSAVQNTPVVHTEAWKEAIETLVLLLAPITPHLSEELWSHIGGEYSVHQQNWPEWDENLARPATIEMPVQVNGKVRARMEVEVDAGQEEIESIALEQPNVQVHVQDQTPKKIIVIPNRLVNIVV
- the gcvT gene encoding glycine cleavage system aminomethyltransferase GcvT → MENLKKTPLNEIHHKINARMVPFGGWEMPVQYEGIVAEHQVVRSQAGLFDVSHMGEFEFKGKGARKLVQFLTANDIDYIGIGRGQYSLFLNKNGGAIDDIIVYRLGKTTYLIVVNAANVDKDWKHVQEVAKSFDNVQVANRSEEFALLALQGPKAEAVLSPIANRNLSEIGFFRIRKVELVGIPVHIARTGYTGEGMNGFEIFTRTEDAAAIWNALIASPDVSPAGLGARDTLRVEASLPLYGQELDEATTPLEAGLDRFVSQAGGFSGSDALEQQRADGLTKTLVMLEMIDRGIPRHGYEILDHSGNAIGKVTSGTAAPYLKKNIAMGYVPPNHSEIGTELAIAIRNRTLKARIVPRPFFKR